A single Saccopteryx bilineata isolate mSacBil1 chromosome 9, mSacBil1_pri_phased_curated, whole genome shotgun sequence DNA region contains:
- the LOC136313257 gene encoding protein C19orf12-like, with protein MPVMKPAKESTTQRHSKKCVSVEDVINLLCDIAGETEMKAAFKEYFQALGAAAFPVLVGALIGHPIAVFGGVLTGGALWKYELQRHFEPVAQLLKALPDVQQQNLFDKVRAIIEDLEGMDAYQLRKLVRGREDLYEELVQMLQRYFSEERNARVECRTRPSGQRSSRS; from the exons ATGCCCGTTATGAAGCCTGCCAAGGAGTCCACCACCCAGCGCCACAGTAAGAAGTGCGTCAGTGTGGAGGACGTGATAAACCTGCTGTGTGACATTGCGGGAGAGACGGAGATGAAGGCAGCGTTCAAGGAATACTTTCAGGCCCTTGGGGCCGCCGCCTTTCCAGTCTTGGTTGGTGCTCTGATCGGTCACCCGATTGCAGTGTTTGGTG GGGTCCTCACCGGGGGGGCTCTATGGAAATATGAGTTGCAGCGGCATTTCGAGCCCGTCGCTCAGCTCCTAAAAGCGCTGCCGGATGTCCAGCAGCAAAACCTGTTCGACAAAGTCCGCGCCATCATCGAGGACCTGGAGGGCATGGACGCCTATCAGCTGAGGAAGCTGGTCAGGGGCAGAGAGGACCTGTATGAGGAGCTGGTGCAGATGCTGCAGAGATACTTCTCCGAGGAGCGCAACGCCAGAGTGGAGTGTCGCACTCGTCCCTCGGGGCAGCGGTCCAGCAGGAGTTGA
- the LOC136313025 gene encoding protein C19orf12 homolog isoform X1, with the protein MWLWTVGAESPGSPLPTHLCAPLTRGPTCRRVSGKLTEMPVVVADIMKLLCSISAERKMKAAVRHSGRGALVTGAVAFVGGLVGGPPGIAVGGAVGGLLGAWMTSGQFKPVPQILMELPPAEQQKLFNQATAIVRNLDWSDAVQLTVLVMGSEALQQRMLAMLVGYISKELQAEVQYGD; encoded by the exons ATGTGGCTCTGGACTGTCGGGGCTGAGTCCCCAGGTTCCCCACTCCCTACGCACCTGTGTGCACCCCTCACCCGGGGACCCACCTGTAGGAG GGTTTCTGGGAAGCTCACTGAGATGCCCGTCGTGGTGGCCGACATTATGAAGCTTCTGTGCTCCATTTCGGCGGAGAGGAAAATGAAGGCAGCTGTCAGGCACTCAGGGAGGGGCGCCCTGGTCACTGGTGCTGTTGCCTTCGTTGGTGGTTTGGTTGGTGGCCCACCGGGAATAGCTGTGG GGGGCGCCGTCGGGGGGCTCCTAGGGGCCTGGATGACGAGTGGGCAGTTTAAGCCCGTCCCTCAGATCCTAATGGAGCTGCCGCCCGCTGAGCAGCAGAAGCTGTTCAACCAGGCCACCGCCATCGTCAGAAACCTTGACTGGTCAGACGCCGTGCAGCTGACCGTGCTGGTCATGGGCAGCGAGGCCCTGCAGCAGCGGATGCTGGCCATGCTGGTGGGCTACATCAGCAAGGAGCTCCAGGCCGAAGTCCAGTACGGTGACTAG
- the LOC136313025 gene encoding protein C19orf12 homolog isoform X2 has protein sequence MPVVVADIMKLLCSISAERKMKAAVRHSGRGALVTGAVAFVGGLVGGPPGIAVGGAVGGLLGAWMTSGQFKPVPQILMELPPAEQQKLFNQATAIVRNLDWSDAVQLTVLVMGSEALQQRMLAMLVGYISKELQAEVQYGD, from the exons ATGCCCGTCGTGGTGGCCGACATTATGAAGCTTCTGTGCTCCATTTCGGCGGAGAGGAAAATGAAGGCAGCTGTCAGGCACTCAGGGAGGGGCGCCCTGGTCACTGGTGCTGTTGCCTTCGTTGGTGGTTTGGTTGGTGGCCCACCGGGAATAGCTGTGG GGGGCGCCGTCGGGGGGCTCCTAGGGGCCTGGATGACGAGTGGGCAGTTTAAGCCCGTCCCTCAGATCCTAATGGAGCTGCCGCCCGCTGAGCAGCAGAAGCTGTTCAACCAGGCCACCGCCATCGTCAGAAACCTTGACTGGTCAGACGCCGTGCAGCTGACCGTGCTGGTCATGGGCAGCGAGGCCCTGCAGCAGCGGATGCTGGCCATGCTGGTGGGCTACATCAGCAAGGAGCTCCAGGCCGAAGTCCAGTACGGTGACTAG
- the PLEKHF1 gene encoding pleckstrin homology domain-containing family F member 1, translating to MVDYLANTEINSQRIAEVESCFGASGQPLALPGRVLLGEGVLTKECRKKAKPRIFFLFSDILVYGSIVLSKRKYRAQHIIPLEEVTLEPLPETLQAKNRWMIRTAKKSFVVSAASATERQEWISHIEECVRRQLLATGRPPSTEHAAPWIPDKATDICMRCTQTRFSALTRRHHCRKCGFVVCAECSRARFLLPRLSPKPLRVCSLCYRELAAQKRREEEEEGLCAGSPARLGCGASSGDDDDDSDEDKEGSGDGDWPSRVKFYESGVSWSSFHS from the coding sequence ATGGTGGACTACCTGGCCAACACGGAGATAAACAGCCAGCGCATCGCCGAGGTAGAGAGCTGCTTCGGGGCGTCGGGGCAGCCGCTGGCGCTGCCGGGCCGCGTGCTGCTGGGCGAGGGCGTGCTGACCAAGGAGTGCCGCAAGAAGGCCAAGCCGCGCATCTTCTTCCTGTTCAGCGACATCCTGGTCTACGGCAGCATCGTTCTCAGCAAGCGCAAGTACCGCGCCCAGCACATCATCCCGCTGGAGGAGGTGACGCTGGAGCCACTGCCCGAGACCCTGCAGGCCAAGAACCGCTGGATGATAAGGACGGCCAAGAAGTCCTTCGTGGTGTCGGCCGCCTCCGCCACAGAGCGCCAGGAGTGGATCAGCCACATCGAGGAGTGCGTGCGGCGGCAGCTGCTGGCCACCGGCCGGCCGCCCAGCACGGAGCACGCGGCGCCTTGGATCCCGGACAAGGCCACGGACATCTGCATGCGCTGCACGCAGACACGCTTCTCCGCGCTCACGCGGCGCCACCACTGCCGCAAGTGCGGCTTCGTCGTATGCGCGGAGTGCTCCCGCGCGCGCTTCCTGCTGCCACGCCTGTCGCCCAAGCCCCTGCGTGTCTGTAGCCTCTGCTACCGCGAGCTGGCCGCGCAGAAgcgcagggaggaggaggaggagggcctgTGCGCGGGGTCCCCGGCCAGGCTGGGCTGCGGGGCGTCCAGTGGGGATGACGACGATGACTCCGACGAGGACAAGGAGGGCAGTGGGGATGGCGACTGGCCCAGCCGCGTGAAGTTCTACGAGTCAGGTGTCTCCTGGTCCTCCTTCCACAGCTGA